A single genomic interval of Salmo salar unplaced genomic scaffold, Ssal_v3.1, whole genome shotgun sequence harbors:
- the LOC106592076 gene encoding collagen alpha-2(V) chain, protein MMWQPSCLIMTSLQGAPGDHGTLGPMGEEGRRGERGDAGTSGATGPNGERGAPGSRGFPGQDGLPGQKGAQGERGLGGSSGAKGADGDPGRTGEPGLPGARGLSGLLGSQGPEGHQGPMGGGGEDGGPGPAGSAGTRGPAGTMGVVGPKGFTGDPGKTGEVGTPGVAGQRVRVNGKAGEMGAGGTAGPAGVAGKRGEQGPPGMNGFQGLPGSAGPPGESGKPGAEGIAGEGGAAGLTGPRGERGIPGERGDVGTNGLPGPKGISGGPGPEGPKGGSGTKGTVGDIGAAGLQGMPGKRGIPGSPGPKGDVGSVGEKGTEGTAGNDGPGGLPGPVGPTGGIGLNGDKGEAGPKGTPGRRGARAVAGASGEPGPTGAVGFPGSPGPDGQPGVKGEPGERGQKGEAGAQGLQGTAGKLGSQGPAGVTGLKGARGTQGAAGGSGFPGFPGGVGPAGSVGEVGAPGDIGTPGKAGTPGLRGENGGPGRVGERGAPGPAGAPGDKGEPGEDGPGGPDGPAGPAGISGQRGVVGIPGVREESGMVGPPGTAGAPGKSGAPGSRGGKGAVGAVGLPGATGPVGDPGLTGNAGSDGVHGKDGLIGARGDRGNPGPEGLAGTPGLHGSVGPVGTSGVPGKRGNNVARGPPGPQGQSGIRGTLGPQGPQGDRGAKGDQGERGQKGHRGFTGLQGLPGTTGQSGDVGAGGIVGPTGQRVSTLNKLGPPGVVGPAGGDGQIGLTGPMGSPGSRGTSGDIGPQGPPGDAGPPGPPGTPGPPTAGADMFGFSSSFDSGPHPPPEFNEDEARPNNASTVLGADQGIQTTLKSLSGNLQNMKCPDGSQANPAKTCQDIKQCHPLKKTGDYWLDPNQGSTKDVIKVFCNMETGETCISAHPISASIPRKTWWTKSTPTASKPVWFGANMNGGTKFSYGNKEELPNAVTIQIRLIRLLSKEGVQNVTYHCKNSVAVNDGATGNLKKALILKGSNGQVKVQGNSRLRYTVLEDGCSKSNGDWGKTVIEYRTQTPARLPIVDLAPMDIGKEDQEFGLDIGPVCFS, encoded by the exons ATGATGTGGCAGCCATCTTGTTTGATTATGACGTCATTGCAGGGTGCACCTGGTGATCATGGAACGCTGGGTcccatgggagaggaggggaggaggggagaacggGGTGACGCCGGGACTTCAGGTGCCACTGGACCCAATGGAGAGAGA GGTGCTCCTGGCAGTAGAGGTTTTCCTGGTCAGGATGGGTTACCTGGTCAAAAG GGTGCCCAAGGTGAGCGAGGACTGGGTGGGTCATCTGGTGCCAAAGGTGCCGATGGTGACCCAGGACGCACTGGAGAGCCAGGTCTTCCAGGGGCACGG GGTCTGTCGGGTCTTCTCGGCTCCCAGGGTCCTGAGGGACACCAAGGACCAATG ggaggaggaggagaggatgggggaccAGGTCCAGCAGGGTCAGCTGGTACCAGAGGTCCAGCTGGAACCATGGGTGTAGTTGGACCAAAAGGCTTTACT GGAGACCCTGGTAAGACAGGAGAAGTGGGGACCCCAGGTGTTGCAGGACAGAGGGTAA GGGTTAATGGGAAAGCTGGAGAGATGGGCGCTGGTGGCACTGCTGGTCCAGCA GGAGTtgcagggaagagaggagagcaagGACCTCCTGGTATGAATGGCTTCCAG GGTCTACCTGGATCTGCTGGTCCACCTGGAGAGTCTGGGAAACCCGGTGCTGAG GGTATCGCTGGAGAGGGAGGGGCTGCTGGTCTCACAGGGCCAAGG GGTGAGCGTGGCATCccaggagagagaggtgatgtgGGAACTAACGGACTACCGGGGCCCAAAGGTATTTCAGGGGGGCCAGGACCAGAGGGACCAAAG GGTGGGTCTGGAACTAAAGGAACCGTTGGGGACATAGGAGCTGCAGGCCTGCAGGGGATGCCAGGGAAGAGGGGTATCCCTGGTTCTCCTGGTCCTAAAGGAGATGTG GGTTCAGTTGGTGAGAAAGGAACCGAGGGTACTGCTGGAAACGACGGGCCCGGG GGACTtcctggtccagttggaccaacaGGAGGCATTGGGCTCAATGGTGACAAG GGAGAGGCCGGCCCTAAAGGGACCCCTGGACGTCGAGGAGCGAGAGCAGTGGCC GGAGCTTCTGGGGAGCCTGGTCCAACCGGTGCAGTAGGATTCCCTGGGTCTCCT GGTCCCGATGGGCAACCTGGGGTCAAAGGTGAACCAGGAGAGAGGGGTCAGAAGGGTGAGGCTGGAGCACAGGGACTCCAAGGAACAGCTGGTAAACTTGGTTCCCAGGGTCCTGCTGGTGTGACTGGACTAAAGGGGGCCAGAGGAACACAAGGGGCCGCG GGTGGGTCTGGTTTCCCAGGATTCCCTGGGGGAGTTGGTCCAGCAGGCTCCGTT GGTGAGGTAGGGGCGCCTGGAGACATTGGTACCCCAGGGAAGGCAGGTACTCCTGGACTTAGAGGCGAGAATGGAGGCCCTGGgcgtgtaggagagagaggggccccgGGCCCAGCAGGTGCCCCAGGAGACAAGGGAGAGCctggagaggatggaccaggg GGCCCTGATGGGCCGGCGGGACCAGCAGGCATCTCAGGACAGCGAGGTGTTGTGGGCATACCTGGAGTCAGAGAAGAGAGCGGAATGGTTGGGCCCCCCGGTACTGCT GGTGCACCCGGAAAATCAGGTGCCCCCGGAAGTCGGGGAGGCAAGGGCGCTGTCGGTGCAGTCGGGTTACCAGGGGCAACCGGACCAGTAGGGGACCCTGGTCTTACG GGTAATGCTGGGTCTGATGGGGTACATGGCAAGGATGGACTTATAGGAGCCAGG ggagaTAGAGGGAATCCTGGTCCTGAAGGTCTTGCTGGAACTCCGGGGCTTCATGGCTCTGTTGGGCCAGTTGGCACCTCTGGTGTCCCTGGGAAGAGAGGAAACAAT GTTGCTAGAGGGCCTCCAGGACCCCAGGGACAATCAGGGATCCGGGGGACGCTG GGGCCTCAAGGgccacagggagacaggggagccAAAGGAGAccaaggagagagagggcagaaaggCCACAGAGGCTTCACTGGATTGCAAGGCTTACCTGGGACAACT GGACAATCTGGGGATGTTGGAGCTGGAGGAATTGTAGGACCTACTGGACAGAGAGTCAGTACACTGAATAAGCT GGGCCCCCCTGGTGTGGTTGGCCCCGCAGGAGGTGATGGACAAATTGGGCTGACCGGGCCCATGGGCTCCCCTGGATCAAGAGGAACCAGTGGAGACATCGGACCTCAG GGGCCTCCTGGGGATGCTGGTCCCCCTGGTCCCCCAGGGACCCCTGGCCCTCCCACTGCTGGGGCTGATATGTTCGGCTTCAGCAGCTCCTT CGACTCCGGCCCCCATCCCCCTCCAGAGTTCAACGAGGATGAGGCGCGTCCCAATAATGCCTCGACCGTCCTCGGGGCAGACCAGGGCATCCAGACCACGCTGAAGAGCCTCAGTGGAAACCTGCAGAACATGAAGTGCCCCGATGGCAGCCAGGCCAACCCCGCCAAAACCTGCCAGGACATCAAGCAGTGCCACCCCCTTAAAAAGACCG GAGACTACTGGCTGGACCCCAACCAGGGTAGTACCAAGGATGTTATCAAGGTGTTCTGCAACATGGAGACTGGTGAGACCTGCATCTCAGCCCACCCCATCTCAGCCAGCATCCCTCGCAAAACATGGTGGACCAAATCCACTCCCACTGCCAGCAAACCTGTCTGGTTTGGAGCAAATATGAATGGAGGAACTAAA TTTAGCTACGGCAACAAGGAGGAGCTGCCCAACGCCGTAACCATTCAGATTAGGCTGATCCGCCTGCTTTCTAAGGAGGGTGTCCAGAATGTCACCTACCACTGCAAGAACAGCGTGGCCGTGAATGACGGAGCCACAGGCAACCTGAAGAAGGCTCTGATCCTCAAGGGCTCCAACGGACAGGTCAAGGTTCAGGGCAACTCCCGCCTCAGATACACtgtcctggaggatggctgctcC AAATCAAATGGAGACTGGGGCAAGACTGTGATTGAGTACAGAACTCAGACGCCAGCCAGACTACCTATCGTAGACTTGGCCCCCATGGACATAGGCAAGGAGGACCAGGAGTTTGGCCTGGACATCGGACCTGTGTGTTTCTCCTAA
- the LOC123732569 gene encoding uncharacterized protein isoform X2 → MKPPFIFLEMLRRRAARSSGPEPESLDCPPDTPDNREMRDSPTAPLTDRTDQEVEDHTANMSPTGQMADVHQSRSQKWKVVLIILCLSVTVSVTLSSPLVTFRTNSTQAHSLPPPVLSTCPLHTANETITPVKGSTHLMVSAYQDHREGGATRIIAMVNRDRPMSLYCVLC, encoded by the exons atga AACCCCCCTTCATTTTCCTGGAGATGTTGAGAAGAAGAGCAGCACGGTCATCTGGACCAGAGCCTGAATCTCTTGACTGCCCCCCTGATACTCCTGacaacagagagatgagagactccCCCACAGCCCCACTGACTGACAGAACAGACCAGGAGGTGGAGGATCACACAGCCAACAT GTCTCCAACAGGTCAAATGGCTGATGTGCACCAATCCAGGAGTCAGAAATGGAAAGTGGTTTTGATcatcctgtgtctgtctgtcacagtaTCTGTCACACTGTCTTCCCCATTGGTGACTTTCAGGACCAACTCTACTCAAGctcactcccttcctccccctgttctctctacCTGCCCTCTTCACACAGCCaatgagactataacaccagtTAAGGGTTCAACTCATCTAATGGTGTCTGCATACCAGGACCACAGGGAAGGGGGAGCCACGCGCATCATTGCCATGGTCAACAGAGACCGACCCATGTCTCTGTACTGTGTGTTGTGCTGA